The following coding sequences are from one Gimesia chilikensis window:
- a CDS encoding DUF1553 domain-containing protein has translation MHNSLRIALMPLILSLWGVSLLYGAEESGAGQIEFNRDIRPILSEKCLHCHGPDAATREADLRLDAQENALRPRDGYRIIDRRHPHQSELVKRLITADDSLKMPPIDTGKELSLAEIDLLKRWIAAGAAYQQHWSFIPPRRPDLPEVNEQTWVRNPIDRFVLARLQQEGLKPSPRADKATLCRRLSLDLIGLPPTLEELDAFLQDDSPQALEILIDRLLSSPHYGEHRARYWLDAARYADTSGYFTDEEWEMWHWRDWVIDAFNRNLPFDQFTIEQLAGDLLPEPTQKQLIATGFHRNHMTTRETGIIDEEYRVEYIVDRLDTTSTVWMGLTMGCARCHDHKYDPISQKEFYQLFAFFNNTPETGNTRTAGNAQPILQIPSPDYKDKELKLQNELKTLEQQHQQNETELVRLQTEWEHQIAKTLMSPPNEQLILHDPLDDLNQNQTFKAIGNVESNAGFLGAAAQFDGTALLESHQQLPLDRHTPFSIAVWIKPASGGPICILSQNDDRQQLRGLDIMLRKGKLCVHLIHAWNSNAIQVVTDGSISTGRWQHLLVTYDGSSTAAGIRIYLNGTLQSTSAPYDSLTDSIKTDEPFRLGRRSTSAFYKGDLDELRIYSRTLSAEEARQLADSQFLTATLAIPREKRTQQQQEALRTYFLNTAAPEKFRGTEQALEKKRSQLARLRKQIPSTMVMQENKEPRETFILERGVYNHPGEKVSASVPTVLPGFRDQFPTNRLGLARWLTSPEHPLTARVYVNRLWQQMFGVGLVKTVEDFGSQGEWPSHPELLDWLAVEFRESGWDVKHLIKLIALSATYQQSSRGTSELYERDPENRLLSRGPRFRLDAETVRDNALHISGLLLAKQGGPSVKPYQPAGLWEAVSYDGDVTYQQDSGDGLYRRSLYTYWKRQSPPPGLMAFDAPTRETCTVRRPRTNTPLQALVLMNDPTYLEAARVLATRTLKQEEKESERIAFLFRSATSRSPDKREQQILTRLLQQQKQIYHSAPGTAQQLIQVGEAPVEATIPPSELAAWTMLASTILNMDETVTKH, from the coding sequence ATGCATAATTCATTACGGATAGCTTTAATGCCCCTGATCCTCTCTCTCTGGGGAGTATCACTGCTTTATGGAGCAGAGGAGAGCGGGGCAGGACAAATTGAGTTCAACCGTGATATCCGGCCGATCCTCTCCGAGAAATGTCTTCACTGTCACGGGCCCGATGCGGCGACCCGCGAAGCCGATCTCCGTCTGGATGCCCAGGAAAACGCACTTCGTCCCCGTGATGGCTACCGCATTATTGATCGTCGGCATCCCCACCAGAGTGAGTTAGTCAAACGGCTGATCACCGCAGATGATTCTCTCAAAATGCCCCCCATTGATACCGGTAAGGAACTGTCGCTAGCGGAAATTGATTTGCTCAAACGCTGGATCGCAGCGGGAGCCGCCTATCAGCAGCACTGGTCTTTCATTCCACCCCGACGTCCAGACCTGCCTGAGGTTAATGAGCAGACCTGGGTACGAAACCCGATCGACCGATTCGTTCTGGCTCGACTGCAACAGGAAGGTCTTAAGCCGTCTCCTCGGGCTGACAAAGCGACACTCTGTCGGCGGCTCTCACTGGATCTGATCGGCCTGCCTCCCACACTGGAGGAACTGGACGCCTTCCTGCAGGACGACTCACCACAGGCCCTGGAAATCCTGATCGACCGCCTGCTCAGTTCGCCGCATTATGGCGAACATCGTGCCCGCTACTGGCTCGACGCAGCCCGCTACGCAGATACCAGCGGTTATTTCACTGATGAAGAGTGGGAGATGTGGCACTGGCGGGACTGGGTTATCGACGCTTTCAACCGGAACCTGCCTTTCGATCAGTTTACGATCGAGCAGCTGGCCGGAGACCTGCTCCCCGAACCGACTCAAAAACAGCTGATCGCCACCGGCTTCCATCGCAATCACATGACAACCCGCGAGACAGGAATCATTGATGAAGAGTACCGCGTGGAATACATCGTCGACCGCCTCGACACGACGTCCACGGTCTGGATGGGGCTCACCATGGGCTGCGCCCGCTGTCACGATCACAAATACGATCCGATCTCACAGAAAGAGTTCTATCAGCTCTTCGCCTTCTTCAACAATACTCCCGAGACCGGCAATACCCGCACTGCAGGTAACGCTCAACCGATTCTGCAGATCCCGTCCCCGGACTATAAGGACAAAGAACTGAAACTGCAGAACGAATTGAAAACCCTCGAACAACAACATCAGCAGAACGAAACGGAACTCGTTCGACTCCAAACAGAATGGGAACATCAGATTGCTAAGACGCTGATGTCCCCTCCGAACGAGCAACTGATTCTCCACGATCCCCTTGATGATCTGAACCAAAACCAGACATTCAAGGCCATCGGTAACGTCGAGAGCAACGCTGGCTTTCTGGGAGCGGCCGCGCAGTTTGACGGAACGGCCTTACTGGAGAGTCATCAACAACTCCCCCTCGATCGGCACACGCCCTTTTCCATCGCTGTCTGGATCAAACCCGCTTCGGGGGGACCAATCTGCATTCTTTCCCAAAATGACGATCGTCAACAACTCCGGGGCCTCGACATCATGCTCCGTAAAGGAAAGCTCTGCGTCCACCTGATCCACGCCTGGAACAGCAATGCGATTCAGGTGGTGACCGACGGCAGCATCAGTACCGGTCGCTGGCAGCATCTGCTCGTCACCTATGACGGCTCATCAACGGCAGCGGGAATTCGCATCTATCTGAATGGTACCTTACAAAGTACCTCTGCCCCCTACGACAGCCTTACCGACAGTATTAAAACCGACGAACCCTTTCGCCTCGGCCGCCGTTCGACCAGTGCCTTTTATAAGGGCGACCTCGATGAGCTGCGAATCTACAGCCGCACGTTAAGTGCAGAGGAAGCCAGGCAACTCGCCGATTCGCAATTCCTGACCGCCACTCTCGCGATCCCCAGGGAGAAACGCACGCAACAACAGCAGGAGGCATTACGAACTTACTTCCTCAATACGGCAGCCCCCGAGAAATTCCGTGGTACGGAACAGGCTCTGGAAAAGAAACGCAGTCAACTCGCCCGCTTGCGCAAGCAGATCCCCTCAACGATGGTGATGCAGGAAAACAAGGAACCACGGGAGACCTTTATTTTGGAGCGGGGCGTTTACAATCATCCGGGTGAAAAAGTAAGCGCCAGTGTCCCCACTGTCCTGCCAGGCTTCCGTGATCAATTCCCGACCAACCGTCTCGGACTGGCCCGCTGGCTCACCAGTCCTGAACACCCATTAACAGCTCGCGTCTATGTGAACCGGCTCTGGCAACAGATGTTTGGCGTCGGTCTGGTCAAAACGGTCGAAGACTTCGGCTCGCAGGGAGAATGGCCCAGTCATCCGGAACTGCTCGACTGGCTGGCCGTCGAATTTCGTGAAAGCGGCTGGGATGTCAAACACCTGATCAAGCTCATCGCGCTTTCAGCGACTTATCAGCAGTCTTCTCGCGGTACCAGCGAACTCTATGAGCGCGATCCCGAAAACCGGCTGCTCTCACGCGGCCCCCGTTTCCGACTCGATGCTGAGACGGTCCGCGACAATGCACTGCACATCAGCGGTCTGCTCCTAGCGAAGCAGGGGGGACCAAGCGTCAAACCTTATCAGCCGGCAGGTCTCTGGGAAGCGGTCTCCTATGATGGCGATGTCACCTATCAACAGGATTCGGGAGATGGGCTGTACCGTCGCAGCCTCTATACTTACTGGAAACGTCAGAGTCCTCCTCCCGGGCTGATGGCCTTCGATGCTCCAACCCGCGAAACATGTACTGTTCGTCGTCCACGCACCAACACACCGCTTCAGGCCCTCGTATTGATGAATGATCCGACTTACCTCGAAGCGGCCCGGGTACTGGCAACACGCACCTTAAAACAGGAGGAAAAGGAATCGGAGCGTATCGCTTTCCTGTTCCGTTCTGCCACCAGCCGTAGTCCCGATAAGCGGGAACAGCAGATTCTGACACGCCTGCTCCAGCAGCAAAAGCAGATCTATCACTCCGCCCCCGGTACAGCACAACAGTTAATTCAGGTTGGTGAAGCCCCCGTCGAGGCAACGATTCCTCCCTCGGAACTGGCAGCCTGGACCATGCTTGCCAGCACGATACTCAACATGGACGAGACCGTCACGAAACACTAA
- a CDS encoding GDSL-type esterase/lipase family protein produces the protein MNPVVYHIASGQAFFTGCTLILLAALLSLSQSKLARRGMGLAFLLGVIAVVVSSTPLPWWLYGVLGIVTLIWLLVQFRKPKRRGLSYAMIVVWLAAVGWELPFHLLPHVDPVDNRSLTVIGDSVTAGLGDEQTRTWPVLLNHEHGLTVQDLSRVGATVASARKQVAETRIESHLVLLEIGGNDILGSTTPAEFETGLEQLLAELTAPGRQLVMLELPLPPFYNRFGLIQRKLASRYEVKLVPKRVFLSVLAGGGATLDSIHLSQAGQQQMADEVWEIVGPAYQTE, from the coding sequence GTGAATCCGGTTGTCTATCACATCGCCTCCGGTCAGGCATTCTTCACTGGCTGCACACTGATTTTGCTGGCAGCTCTCCTGTCACTGAGCCAATCAAAGCTGGCCCGACGCGGGATGGGCCTTGCGTTTCTGCTGGGAGTGATCGCGGTGGTTGTCTCGTCAACTCCCCTGCCCTGGTGGTTGTATGGCGTATTGGGAATTGTGACCCTGATCTGGCTGCTGGTACAGTTTCGAAAGCCGAAGCGGCGGGGACTCTCGTATGCGATGATCGTCGTCTGGCTGGCTGCAGTGGGTTGGGAACTTCCATTTCACCTGCTGCCGCATGTCGATCCGGTGGACAACCGGAGTTTAACAGTGATTGGTGATTCGGTGACTGCTGGCCTGGGGGATGAGCAGACGAGAACCTGGCCGGTACTTCTGAACCACGAACACGGGCTGACTGTGCAGGATTTGTCACGAGTGGGGGCGACTGTCGCCTCGGCGCGAAAGCAAGTTGCGGAGACCCGAATCGAATCACATCTAGTTTTGCTGGAGATCGGTGGAAACGATATTCTGGGCTCGACCACGCCAGCGGAATTCGAAACCGGTCTGGAGCAACTGTTAGCGGAACTGACTGCCCCGGGGCGCCAACTGGTGATGCTGGAACTACCGCTGCCTCCCTTTTATAACAGATTTGGACTGATTCAGCGAAAACTCGCTTCAAGATATGAAGTCAAACTGGTGCCGAAACGGGTCTTTCTGTCTGTCCTCGCAGGCGGAGGGGCGACGCTGGACAGTATCCATCTTTCTCAGGCGGGCCAGCAGCAGATGGCGGATGAGGTTTGGGAGATCGTGGGCCCAGCTTATCAGACTGAGTGA
- a CDS encoding zinc-dependent alcohol dehydrogenase family protein, whose amino-acid sequence MHTRAAVLYEMEKPTPYAESKPLVIEELQLDNPGPGEVLVELAGAGLCHSDLSTIDGSRPRVMPMVMGHEASGIVREVGPGVHDLQPDDHVVFSFVPLCGHCIPCATGRPALCEPGAKANTAGTLLSGHRPFRNAAGKEIYHHLGVAAFSEYTVVAQESLIKIDSQLPLSTAALFGCAVMTGVGAVVNTAKVEPGSSVAVFGLGGVGLSTIMGARAAGAESIFAVDLLPEKLELAAQVGATHLINAGEEDPVMLLKDLMQGVDYTFESVGNEQVLQQAYAATKRGGTTVTIGLPHPAKMFSIPAVSLVAEERTIKGSYMGSAVPRRDLPRFIAMYQAGLLPVDKLLSRTIQLDEINSAFDDLATGAAVRQVITFEK is encoded by the coding sequence ATGCACACTCGCGCCGCTGTGTTGTATGAAATGGAGAAGCCGACTCCCTATGCCGAGTCGAAACCGCTGGTAATTGAAGAGCTGCAACTGGACAACCCCGGTCCGGGGGAAGTGCTCGTAGAACTGGCGGGTGCCGGTCTCTGTCATTCCGATCTCTCCACCATCGATGGCTCGCGGCCCCGGGTGATGCCGATGGTGATGGGACATGAAGCGAGCGGCATCGTTCGCGAAGTCGGTCCCGGCGTACATGACCTGCAACCTGATGATCACGTGGTCTTTTCTTTCGTCCCGTTGTGCGGTCACTGTATTCCCTGTGCCACCGGTCGTCCCGCTCTATGTGAACCTGGTGCGAAAGCCAATACCGCCGGGACCCTGCTTTCAGGACATCGTCCTTTTCGGAACGCTGCGGGAAAAGAGATCTATCACCATCTGGGTGTAGCCGCCTTTTCTGAATATACGGTGGTCGCTCAGGAATCATTAATCAAGATCGATTCACAACTCCCCTTGAGTACCGCCGCCCTGTTTGGCTGCGCGGTCATGACCGGTGTGGGCGCGGTGGTCAATACAGCCAAAGTGGAACCGGGTTCCAGCGTGGCCGTCTTCGGTCTGGGAGGCGTAGGCCTGAGCACCATTATGGGAGCCCGTGCTGCAGGTGCCGAATCGATCTTTGCCGTGGATCTGCTCCCCGAGAAACTCGAACTGGCAGCCCAGGTCGGTGCAACACATCTGATCAATGCCGGGGAGGAAGACCCCGTCATGCTGCTCAAAGATCTCATGCAGGGGGTTGATTACACTTTCGAAAGCGTCGGCAACGAACAGGTCCTGCAACAGGCTTATGCCGCCACTAAACGCGGTGGTACCACAGTCACCATCGGCCTCCCGCACCCAGCGAAAATGTTTTCCATTCCCGCAGTCAGCCTGGTCGCAGAGGAACGCACCATCAAAGGCTCTTATATGGGTTCGGCAGTTCCGCGGCGGGATCTACCGCGTTTCATCGCCATGTATCAGGCAGGCCTGCTCCCCGTCGACAAGCTGCTCTCGCGCACGATTCAACTGGATGAAATCAACTCCGCCTTCGATGACCTCGCCACCGGAGCCGCAGTTCGGCAGGTGATTACGTTTGAGAAGTAA
- a CDS encoding MFS transporter, with translation MSSVESSRSYVRYRVIFACMLMAVLLYLDRFCISFAEVFIKDELGLTDHQIGILLGSFFVSYALCQVPSGWFSDRFGARKMLTLYILMWSLFTALTGFATGFIMLLIFRLGFGLSQAGAYPTSANIVSKWMPLTERGFASSMVTVGGRIGGALAPVLTAFLIILFVPISESSDLKPGALLQPHQLASTFLKRVDEKQTFESEVYAQLPPADQEFLKSAAADPKMPSGSAEEDKFINDLNQILQNASLYNPQEYAGMKLNQQAEQLLTINSADMTPEEKSRLNRLLFEARYYNDVRKVQGQGWRKMMMTYGVIGIFIAAIFWWIIRDYPRAHPSCSEQELELIEHGRLEEDKDHSKQIGGIPFKAIAMNKSLWLLSLSQFCTNVGWLFLVTWLPRYLDETYRVPLETRGKMVTFALAVGWFGTLSGGKVTDWLMRRISLRWSRVLPIALSRFTAMAAYLVCMLDISPWTAVAMFSIVAFSTDFGSPAMWAFNQDIAGKHVGSVLGWGNMWGNLGAAVAPVLMIAVIGLDHHWNYAFITCAIAFLIAGVASLWVDPAQTLVVETSEEEAETETPES, from the coding sequence ATGTCCAGTGTGGAATCGTCCCGATCGTATGTCCGTTATCGTGTGATCTTTGCCTGCATGCTGATGGCGGTGTTGTTGTACCTGGACCGATTCTGTATTTCCTTTGCAGAGGTGTTCATCAAGGACGAACTGGGGCTGACCGATCATCAGATCGGGATTCTGCTGGGCTCGTTTTTCGTTTCCTATGCGTTATGCCAGGTTCCTTCCGGATGGTTCAGTGACCGGTTTGGTGCCAGGAAGATGCTGACGCTTTATATCCTCATGTGGTCTCTGTTTACAGCTCTGACAGGCTTTGCGACCGGTTTCATCATGTTGTTGATTTTCCGGTTGGGATTCGGCCTGAGCCAGGCGGGCGCTTATCCCACCAGCGCGAATATTGTCAGCAAATGGATGCCTTTAACAGAACGGGGTTTTGCCAGCAGTATGGTGACCGTGGGGGGACGGATCGGAGGCGCTCTGGCACCCGTGTTGACCGCCTTTCTGATTATCCTGTTCGTGCCTATCTCGGAATCGTCTGATTTGAAACCGGGGGCCCTCCTGCAACCGCATCAGTTGGCCAGTACGTTTCTGAAGCGAGTTGATGAGAAACAGACTTTTGAATCCGAAGTCTATGCCCAGCTTCCCCCCGCCGATCAGGAGTTTCTGAAATCGGCGGCCGCTGATCCCAAAATGCCGTCGGGATCGGCAGAGGAAGATAAATTCATTAACGATCTGAATCAGATTCTGCAGAACGCGTCCCTGTATAATCCGCAGGAGTACGCAGGGATGAAACTGAATCAGCAGGCCGAACAACTGCTGACGATCAACTCCGCAGACATGACTCCGGAAGAGAAATCGCGTTTAAATCGACTGCTGTTTGAAGCCCGCTATTATAACGACGTTCGCAAGGTACAGGGACAGGGCTGGCGAAAAATGATGATGACCTACGGCGTCATCGGCATTTTCATCGCAGCAATATTCTGGTGGATCATTCGCGATTATCCGAGGGCCCACCCTTCCTGTTCCGAACAGGAACTGGAGTTGATCGAACATGGACGCCTGGAAGAGGACAAGGATCATTCCAAACAGATCGGCGGGATTCCATTTAAAGCCATCGCGATGAACAAGAGTCTCTGGTTGCTTTCGCTGTCACAATTTTGTACGAACGTGGGCTGGTTGTTCCTGGTCACCTGGCTGCCACGATACCTGGATGAAACCTACCGGGTCCCACTGGAGACACGAGGCAAAATGGTGACGTTTGCACTGGCGGTCGGCTGGTTTGGAACCTTATCGGGAGGTAAAGTGACCGACTGGTTGATGCGTCGCATCAGTCTCCGTTGGAGCCGCGTGCTGCCGATTGCACTCTCGCGATTCACCGCGATGGCTGCTTACCTGGTCTGCATGCTGGATATTTCTCCCTGGACGGCGGTAGCCATGTTTTCGATTGTCGCTTTCTCTACTGACTTTGGTTCTCCTGCGATGTGGGCTTTTAACCAGGACATTGCAGGAAAACACGTGGGGTCAGTACTGGGATGGGGCAATATGTGGGGGAACCTGGGAGCGGCTGTCGCTCCGGTACTCATGATTGCTGTGATCGGTTTAGACCATCACTGGAACTATGCCTTCATTACCTGTGCGATCGCATTTCTAATCGCCGGCGTGGCTTCGCTCTGGGTTGATCCAGCACAGACACTGGTTGTGGAGACCAGTGAAGAAGAAGCGGAGACCGAGACACCTGAGTCATAG
- a CDS encoding sialidase family protein, translating into MLLKSRDVLKWILSSVLLLSYVSGFSQAQEPEPTKQQPGFTIPYLDLTADSDRQIVVDREEGQYLGHPTTVLLEDNQTMLCVYPKGHGKGGIVYKRSLDGGKTWSERLPTPATWATSREVPTLHRVIDAAGKKRIIMFSGLYPTRMAITEDDGQTWSELQQVGDWGGIVVMGCVEPLKTGKGHYMALFHDDGRFIARDSKQESPIAFTLFKSLSTDGGQIWSAPMAIHKSSDYHICEPGIIRSPDGKQLAVLLRENSRRHNSQIIFSNDEGQTWTEPRDLPGALNGDRHTGKYDPVSGRLLISFRSNTPRGHTAPTEGDWVAWVGTYEDLVKGSEGQYHVRLKDNTRGADCAYPGVEVLPDGTYVLTTYGHWEKGKAPYILCVRLKLTELDALADSNSQSR; encoded by the coding sequence ATGTTACTGAAGTCTCGCGACGTCCTGAAATGGATTCTCTCCTCCGTGCTGCTTCTCAGCTACGTCAGCGGTTTCAGTCAGGCGCAGGAACCTGAGCCAACTAAACAGCAGCCGGGCTTCACAATTCCCTATCTCGACCTCACCGCGGACAGCGATCGCCAGATTGTCGTCGATCGCGAAGAAGGACAATACCTGGGACACCCGACCACAGTTCTGCTGGAAGACAATCAAACCATGCTCTGTGTCTATCCCAAGGGGCACGGCAAGGGAGGCATTGTTTACAAACGCTCGCTCGATGGAGGCAAAACCTGGAGCGAGCGACTGCCAACTCCCGCTACCTGGGCCACCTCACGCGAAGTTCCGACGCTGCACCGCGTGATCGATGCAGCGGGCAAAAAACGCATCATCATGTTCTCCGGTCTCTACCCCACCCGGATGGCGATTACCGAAGATGATGGCCAGACCTGGAGTGAGCTGCAGCAGGTAGGTGACTGGGGTGGCATCGTCGTCATGGGGTGTGTCGAACCACTCAAGACCGGAAAAGGCCATTACATGGCGCTGTTCCACGACGACGGCCGCTTCATTGCCCGGGATTCAAAGCAGGAATCGCCCATCGCATTCACGCTGTTTAAAAGTCTCTCTACCGATGGCGGTCAGATCTGGTCAGCCCCGATGGCCATTCACAAGTCGTCCGACTACCACATCTGCGAACCCGGCATTATTCGTTCTCCCGATGGAAAGCAACTGGCGGTCTTACTGCGGGAAAACAGTCGCCGTCATAATTCTCAGATCATCTTTTCCAACGACGAAGGCCAAACCTGGACCGAACCTCGAGACCTCCCCGGCGCACTGAATGGAGATCGTCACACCGGGAAATATGATCCGGTCAGCGGACGCCTGCTGATCTCCTTCCGCAGCAACACACCCCGCGGACACACGGCGCCCACCGAAGGTGACTGGGTGGCCTGGGTCGGCACGTACGAAGATCTGGTTAAAGGGAGTGAGGGACAGTATCACGTGCGTCTCAAAGACAATACCCGCGGCGCAGATTGTGCCTATCCAGGAGTGGAAGTGCTCCCCGACGGGACCTATGTGCTGACGACCTACGGCCATTGGGAGAAAGGGAAAGCCCCCTACATCCTCTGCGTACGACTCAAACTGACTGAGCTGGATGCGCTCGCCGACAGCAATTCCCAAAGCAGGTAA